TATCACGCTTGTTCGGTTTATGTATAAACTGAGATCTTACCCGCTCATTCGCTTCCTTTAAAATATTTTCCACAAAAGTTCCTCCACCCAAAATCCTGTCATCCGCAAGTTCACGATGCTTGCGACACTTCATGGAAATAACCTGAAACCACCCACCCTGAGAACGAACAAGCCCTCCTCCCACAAGATCTAGCCTACGGCCTTGATGAATACCTTCCTGCACATACTGATCATAATTTTTTCTTGCAGCCCCCTTCTTTTTTCCAAACCACGATAATACTCCCTCACAATCCTGCGCTTCGTTTTTTATATATCCCATAATCACACCATGGCCACTCCACTTGTAACGGACCAACTCATCAATATTCTTAACCAGCCCGGCCCGTAAGGGATTTAAATGGATATACCTCACAAGTTCTTTAAAATAAGAATCCTCCTCACAAATAATAGATTTGTAACGATTTTGGAACAAATGCCCATGCCTCTTATGCCGTAAATTATAAACAACCGCATAACCGGTAAGAAGGCACCGCATATAATGAGAAAGTCCCTGTGGGCCACTTCGTAACAAAATATGGGCATGATTGTTCATAAGAGCCCAAGCATAAATTATGGTTTTTGTTTTTATGGAATTTACATTCATTCTTCTCACAAAATCAAAACGATCCGTATCGTCATTAACAATATTTCTTTTTTCTATCCCTCTCACCATCACATGATGAAGGGTTCCTGGCATATCAAGCCTTTCTTGCCTAGGCATACATTCTCCTCAAAAATAGTTAGTTAAATTACTCAAACAGCGTCCTCTCAAGCATTAAGCAAATAGAGTGCCAACTATAGAGGCTAAATTAATTGAGGAAAATAATAACTTAACAAAAAGGAAAGTCTCACCAGAGTCTCAAAATCGGACTCAAGAGTCTCATTTTCGAACTCTGTGTTGATTATTAGGTTGTTTTTGTGAAGGCGGATGAAAGTTTGTCTAATTAGTCAACAGCGTCCCCTACCCACTCTCCGTTATGAGGATTTTACGGTCTATACCCGTAATCCCTACCTTTTTTATCAAAAACCTTGAAAAGTAAACTGATACAGTGCTAGCTTTTTTGCATGCTTCTCTTAGTCATTACCCTTTCTGTTTTAAGTCTTATTTTAGTAGCCGCTCTTTTCTTCTTTATTACCCGTAACAAACAAGATGATAGCAAAGCCAGTGAAACTCAGGCCCTCTTTTTGTCGCTTCAAAACAGACTCGATAACTTAACAGGCCAGTTAGGCACTTCGCTCGATGGAACCCGTTCATCTCTTATTGAGCAACTGGCAGGAATGACCAATCAGCTGAATACCCGTCTTAACGAATCCACCAACCAAACTCAAACCTCCACCCAGCAGGTGAACACGCGTCTGGATAACGCGGCCAAAGTTATTGGCGATTTGCAAAATAAACTGGGTATGCTGGAAGAAGCCAACCAGCGTATTTTTAATGTAGGCAAAGACATTGCCTCGCTTCAGGAAATTTTAAAAAAACCAAAAGCCCGTGGCAGCCTTGGCGAATTCTTTCTGGCCGATCTTTTAAGTGAAATGCTGCCGCAAAACAGTTTTAAACTACAGCACCGCTTTAAAAATGGTGAAATTGTGGATGCTGCTATCAACGTTGGTGATTATATTTTATCGATCGATTCCAAATTTCCTTTGGATAACTTTCAAAAAATTATTTTAGCACCCACCGATGCCGAAAAAATCGCCTCTAAAAAACTCTTTGTACAGGATGTTAAAAAACATGTGGATGCCATTGCTAAAAAATATATCCAGCCCGAAGAAGGCACCATGGATTTTGCCTTTCTCTATATCATGGCCGAAAATGTTTTTTATGAGCTTATCATTAAAGATGACGATCTGGGACAAGCCGAATCGCTGCAGCAATATGCCCTGCGCAAACGTGTTATTCCGGTTAGCCCCAATAGCTTTTATGCCTATTTAGGATCCATCATGCAGGCTTTACGCGGGCAAAAAATGCAGGAAAATATCCACGATGTGATTACTCAAATTCGCCAGATGGTAATTGAATTGGGTAAATTTAGGGACGATTTCGATAAAATTGGCCATCATTTGGGCAATTTGCGTAGCAGTTACGAAGCTAGCGAAAAACGGCTTAATCGCTATCAGGAAAAAATTGAAAAAATTAATGCCTTAGATGGCCATGCGAGCGAACCCCCCATTAAATTAATTTCTGGCTCTTAAGTGTTTATCCTGCTACTCCCATAAAACTGATGACTCAGGCCAAATTTACAATTTATGTATTATCCGATGCCACCGGCGAATTAGCCCATAGCATGGCTATTGCGTCTGCCCGCCAGTTTGAAAATGTCGATGTGGATATTATCCGTAAATCGTTTGTAAGTACTGATGAACAAATAAAAGAAGTAGTCTCTGAGGCTAAAACCCGCCACGGCGTGATTATGTTTACCATGGTATCGCAAGAAGTACGCCGTAAAGTTTTGACTGAATCAAAAGCACAAGAAATTGTTGCTATCGATATTATGGGACCAAGTCTGGATATGTTATCAAACTACTTTCATACGCTTCCCAGCGCCGAACCGGGCTTACAATATAAAGTTACACGCGATTATTATAAAAGAACCGAAGCGGTAGAATTTACAGTAAAGCACGACGAAGGCCAGGGACTCGATACCTTAAGTGAAGCAGACATCGTACTTATGGGTATTTCGCGCACCTCTAAAACACCGCTCTCGATTTATCTCGCTTACCGTGGTTATCGTTGTGCCAATATCCCGCTTGTTACAGGAAAAGATTTGCCCCAACAGGTTTTAAGCCTCCCCAACAACAAAGTTTTTGGTTTAATTTTATCTCCCGAGCATTTAGCCTCGCTGCGCACCATGCGTCTTAAAACTTTGGGCCGCCCCGATACCGAAACCTATGCCCAGCCGGAGCATGTGCAAAAAGAACTCGATCACGCAAACGCATTATTTGCCAAAATTCCCGGCATTAATATTATTGATGTAACAGGAAAAGCGATTGAGGAAATTGCCAGCGAGATTATTCACACACTTAATTTTAAAGATATGCCCACCTTGGGCCGCAGCGGATCGGGTGGAGAATAGCCTGAGCTTTTATTTAAAACCGACTAATATCGCGCCCAAAAATCAATTTTTTAAACCAATCAAATAAAACAAGAACCTTGTTTTTAAAACTCACGAGCTTGGTAACATAAGCCGATCGCCAGAAAACCCAAGTAATAAAACCACGTCCTTGTACATTTGGCAGATCAGCCAAAGCTTGATGACTGCCAACATACGCCAGCATGCCCAAATGGCGATAACGAAAAGGCTTAATCTCTTTTCCACGGGCCAGACGCGTTAATATTTTGCTTAAATGTTTCCCTTGCTGCTGCGCTACTTGGGCTGTAGCCGGAAAATTTTTATTTTCAATCACGGCACAATCACCCAAGGCATAAATACCTAAAGTGTTGGGAATACGCAGATCTTTATCGGTAATCAGTCGGCCGGCTTTATCTTTATCAAAAGGAAGATTTTTTACAAAATCACGAGGCCCATTGCCGCCGGTCCACACGGTAAGTCCCGCAGGAATTTCGGTTCCATCGGCTAGTACCACACCATCATTTTTAATTTCCTTAACAAGAGAACGCGTCAGAATATCAATTTTTTGTCTCTTAAATGCTTTGGTAGCGTAATCCGATAAGCTTTTATCGAACGATCCTAAAATAGTGGCCGCCGCTTCCACCACCGTAATTTTAAAAAAGGGAATGAGAGCCGGATACCATTCGGTTAAATCCTCTTCTAAAAAATCATGCATTTCGGCGGCAAATTCAATACCCGTAGGCCCGCCTCCTACCACTACAAAATGAAGCAAACGGTCTACTTCGTGTGTGGCCAGCCCCGGTGTGGCTGCACGCTCAAAGCATTCGATAATGCGCTGACGAATTTTACGGGCATCCCATAATTCTTTTAAAAAAAGTGCATGTTCTTCTACCCCGGGAATGCCAAACGTATTTACAGCCGCGCCCACGGTAATCACCAAATAATCATAGTTAAGGCTAAACTCTTCGCCGTCTAAAGCATTGTGGCAATAAAGCGTACGCGTCACTTCGTCCAGCCGGTTGGCGCTGGCCTGATAAAAAGTAATATTTTCTTTAGCAATACGAATAGGTTCAATAATACTTCTAAACTCGATTGTTCCTACGGTGGTACTGGGCAAGAGAGGGGTAAAAAGAAAATGATTGCGTGGGCTCACCATCACCACGTCATAATCCTTAGTGTTAATCCCCTTTAAGAGACTAAACCCGGCAAAGCCCGAGCCTAAAATCACAAGTTTTGGCTTTTTTATATCCACGCTTTCCTCTATATCTATTGTGATGAGAACACAACACGAGGTTTTGTTTGAAAATTCTTTTGTTATGGTAGTCAACAAACCTGCCGGCCTGCCTTGCCTGCCTGCACCAGGTAAAAATAGCGAAACCGTCTCAATACTTCTCATAAAACAATTTCCTTTTTTAAAAAATGTGGGGGAACCGGGCGAAGCCGGTATTGTTCATCGCCTGGATAATGATACCAGTGGGTGCTTAGCCGTGGCTAAGACACAAGAAGCTTACGAAATCTTACGCAAAATATGGAACACCGAGGCCATTACAAAGGAATATCACGCAATGGTTATTGGCAAACCGGAAAACACGGGTGACATCACAACACCTATTGCTCATCATGCCACCAACAAAAAGAAGATGCGCGTGTGTGAGAGCCAAAGTTTGGCTATAAAAGAAAAAGCAAGAGAAGCCTTTACACACTATGAACGGCTGGCCGTTTTTAAGAAAAAAGATTTGTTATTCTCGCGTGTGAAAATCAATATTTTAACAGGAGTGCGCCACCAAATCCGCGTGCATATGGCATCCATTGGCCATCCGTTAGCGGGCGATAAGCTTTATCAGAATATGGATAAACGCAAAATGGATTCGCCCGAAGCATTACGCCCCCTCCTCCATCTTTATAAATTAACGATTATGATGCCCGGTGAAAAAGAAATTAAAGTGACGGCCCCGTATCCGGAAGATTTCGGCTTTTTCTGAATTTTGAAAATAACCAGATTAAAAAGGAAAATAAAAAATAATACAAAATAAGGGTGGGTATTAAAGCTACTCGGGTACCTGTGCTAAGAATATCTACAACATGTTTCTGATCATCATTGTGACGGTATAAAAAATCACCAACATAACCACCAGGTATATAAAAAAACACAAAGGGCGTAATAAAAGCTTGATAAAGACCCTTGGCAAACTCGTGAGATTTTATGGGATAGTTCCCCAACAATTTATCAATATAATAATTAACAACACAAATTAGATTGGTTGTAAAAAAATAAATAAGGGTCGTTTTTAATGCCTTAATATTAATCTGAAAAGAGCTCACTATGTAGCGCATAAACAAAAGTAACATGGCAATTACTGTTAAAAGGTCAATCGCCAAAGCAAAAGAAGATAAAGTAAATTCTCCGGTTTCATGTACCCTATAACCGGCAACCATGGGAAAACCCACCGCTAAATCATTTCCGCAATCGCCCGCCGGAGAATTAAAAAGAAGCAAATTAAGAAATAAGAGCAAAAGCCATCCCCTGGTGATTTTCTCTTTTTGTTCTTCAAGTGAAATCATAAACTGATATTAAGGAGTTTTAGCGCATTTTTATAAAAAATGGCATCTTCAATTTCTTTTCCTAATTTAAAAGAAACCAGCATGTCTCGTTCGTGATGCCATGCGTAGGGAATAATAGGAAAGTCGGTGCCAAATAAAATTCTATCGTGATGATCAGCAATCCACTGCGGATCCACACGATTGGGAAAATATTTACCAATAGCCATGGCTGTATCAAAATAAAGATTAGGATGGTTTTTAACTAATCCCAAAAAAGGCTCAATTTCTTCAAAGCCCAAGTGAGGCACTACAAATTTAATATCTCTATATTTCCCCACGATTTTCTCAAAACGATTAACCCCACTCACGGTTTTTACATCATACCCATAACCATTACTTTCTTCAAAACAAGGGCCCGTGCCGCAATGAATGAGAACAATTGTTTTATAGTGATTGGCTACCTCGTAAACCTCTGTCATGCGGGCATCATCTGGGGATACGTGTTGCACATGGCTATGAAATTTAAGCCCGTGGAATTTGTAAGTTTCAAAACAGGTTTTTAATATTTTTTCTTTGTGGCTGTCATCCGGATGAAGACTGCCAAAGGGGAGTAAAAAATCGCGATGTTGGTTACAAAAATCAAATACCCACTTATTTAAATCTTCCGCCATGTTGATTTTGTGTGGGTAATGTAGAACCACGGCTTTGGAGAGACCTTCATTGTTGAGGATTTTTACTAATTCGGGAGCGTATTTTTTGTAAACAATATTCCAGGCGTGTTTATCAAACCAACTCCAAAAGGCTTCCATGAGACGATCAGGATAAAAATGTGTGTGAAAATCGATGATAGGGCGAGATTTTTGGCCTTGGAGGAGATTGTCGTCGGGGAGGACACAGGGGATCATAAGAAACCTTTGGCAAGCTTTATCTTTTTGCGAGGACAGGATTTGACCCCGCTACGCTTCGCTTCGGGGACCGTTCCGCTGCGCTACACGGACCTGCGACCGAAAGGTCTTTCCACCTGCCGTGTTTTGTCCACTATAGTGTGTATTCTAATTTGTCGGGATAACAGGATTTGACCCCGCTACGCTTCGCTTCGGGGGCCGTTCCGCTGCGCTACACGGACCTGCGAC
This genomic window from bacterium contains:
- a CDS encoding amidohydrolase family protein — protein: MIPCVLPDDNLLQGQKSRPIIDFHTHFYPDRLMEAFWSWFDKHAWNIVYKKYAPELVKILNNEGLSKAVVLHYPHKINMAEDLNKWVFDFCNQHRDFLLPFGSLHPDDSHKEKILKTCFETYKFHGLKFHSHVQHVSPDDARMTEVYEVANHYKTIVLIHCGTGPCFEESNGYGYDVKTVSGVNRFEKIVGKYRDIKFVVPHLGFEEIEPFLGLVKNHPNLYFDTAMAIGKYFPNRVDPQWIADHHDRILFGTDFPIIPYAWHHERDMLVSFKLGKEIEDAIFYKNALKLLNISL
- a CDS encoding DNA recombination protein RmuC, with protein sequence MLLLVITLSVLSLILVAALFFFITRNKQDDSKASETQALFLSLQNRLDNLTGQLGTSLDGTRSSLIEQLAGMTNQLNTRLNESTNQTQTSTQQVNTRLDNAAKVIGDLQNKLGMLEEANQRIFNVGKDIASLQEILKKPKARGSLGEFFLADLLSEMLPQNSFKLQHRFKNGEIVDAAINVGDYILSIDSKFPLDNFQKIILAPTDAEKIASKKLFVQDVKKHVDAIAKKYIQPEEGTMDFAFLYIMAENVFYELIIKDDDLGQAESLQQYALRKRVIPVSPNSFYAYLGSIMQALRGQKMQENIHDVITQIRQMVIELGKFRDDFDKIGHHLGNLRSSYEASEKRLNRYQEKIEKINALDGHASEPPIKLISGS
- a CDS encoding FAD-dependent oxidoreductase; this translates as MDIKKPKLVILGSGFAGFSLLKGINTKDYDVVMVSPRNHFLFTPLLPSTTVGTIEFRSIIEPIRIAKENITFYQASANRLDEVTRTLYCHNALDGEEFSLNYDYLVITVGAAVNTFGIPGVEEHALFLKELWDARKIRQRIIECFERAATPGLATHEVDRLLHFVVVGGGPTGIEFAAEMHDFLEEDLTEWYPALIPFFKITVVEAAATILGSFDKSLSDYATKAFKRQKIDILTRSLVKEIKNDGVVLADGTEIPAGLTVWTGGNGPRDFVKNLPFDKDKAGRLITDKDLRIPNTLGIYALGDCAVIENKNFPATAQVAQQQGKHLSKILTRLARGKEIKPFRYRHLGMLAYVGSHQALADLPNVQGRGFITWVFWRSAYVTKLVSFKNKVLVLFDWFKKLIFGRDISRF
- a CDS encoding transposase, whose amino-acid sequence is MPRQERLDMPGTLHHVMVRGIEKRNIVNDDTDRFDFVRRMNVNSIKTKTIIYAWALMNNHAHILLRSGPQGLSHYMRCLLTGYAVVYNLRHKRHGHLFQNRYKSIICEEDSYFKELVRYIHLNPLRAGLVKNIDELVRYKWSGHGVIMGYIKNEAQDCEGVLSWFGKKKGAARKNYDQYVQEGIHQGRRLDLVGGGLVRSQGGWFQVISMKCRKHRELADDRILGGGTFVENILKEANERVRSQFIHKPNKRDMAAVIKEECHKQDVSFEMLKTGSRQADVVKLRVQLALYLTREWGISLAEAARQLGITTAGIHKMLSRKLGKSLSN
- a CDS encoding kinase/pyrophosphorylase gives rise to the protein MTQAKFTIYVLSDATGELAHSMAIASARQFENVDVDIIRKSFVSTDEQIKEVVSEAKTRHGVIMFTMVSQEVRRKVLTESKAQEIVAIDIMGPSLDMLSNYFHTLPSAEPGLQYKVTRDYYKRTEAVEFTVKHDEGQGLDTLSEADIVLMGISRTSKTPLSIYLAYRGYRCANIPLVTGKDLPQQVLSLPNNKVFGLILSPEHLASLRTMRLKTLGRPDTETYAQPEHVQKELDHANALFAKIPGINIIDVTGKAIEEIASEIIHTLNFKDMPTLGRSGSGGE